One segment of Streptomyces sp. TG1A-8 DNA contains the following:
- a CDS encoding DddA-like double-stranded DNA deaminase toxin → MLAGATPVLVHNCNPLDGIADELAGSKITTGQVVDDAGNRVGAPVSSGENGSFVQVRDALRKSGVPHDAAGGFAAASHVETKIALAMRSNGVQRATVVINNSDGVCSGPYSCMTGVSAILPRGSSLTSVWRTEEGWHGVTMLGGG, encoded by the coding sequence GTGCTGGCGGGGGCCACGCCGGTCCTGGTACACAACTGCAATCCGCTCGACGGTATCGCGGACGAGTTGGCAGGCAGCAAGATTACGACTGGTCAGGTCGTTGATGATGCTGGAAATAGAGTCGGAGCTCCTGTATCAAGCGGTGAGAATGGTTCATTCGTGCAAGTGAGGGACGCGCTCAGAAAATCTGGCGTGCCTCACGACGCTGCAGGTGGGTTCGCGGCCGCATCTCATGTAGAAACCAAGATCGCTTTGGCTATGAGAAGCAATGGCGTTCAGAGGGCGACAGTCGTAATCAACAATTCTGACGGGGTTTGTTCTGGTCCTTATTCATGTATGACTGGGGTGTCTGCAATTCTACCAAGAGGGTCTAGCCTGACATCCGTTTGGCGCACTGAAGAGGGCTGGCATGGGGTAACTATGCTGGGCGGCGGTTAA
- a CDS encoding Imm1 family immunity protein, translated as MILTIFTGGMTYHAASGAILRRLIGELVTGGPGREPDVVGQPKGGILATFVLLAPHRDPMKSDRYFDSYLQVSTNPLTGYGALRWQVPEDSVVRVDREIARSVWISRNPEPPALDQNVVADLGDWRLFEPRNTLPISDIRAAVEEFCELRSGQRPTAICWDRGDFDAYHSLNGQADVTPSYCQDPWCKDSGTRHPLH; from the coding sequence ATGATTCTGACTATTTTCACTGGCGGTATGACATATCATGCAGCATCGGGAGCTATTCTTAGGCGCTTGATTGGCGAGTTGGTGACCGGCGGGCCCGGCCGAGAGCCAGATGTGGTTGGACAGCCAAAGGGTGGCATTCTTGCAACGTTTGTGCTCTTGGCGCCACATAGGGATCCGATGAAATCAGATCGGTATTTTGACAGCTATCTTCAGGTCTCGACAAATCCGCTTACAGGATATGGCGCATTGAGGTGGCAAGTTCCCGAGGATTCCGTAGTTCGAGTGGATCGGGAGATTGCGAGGAGTGTATGGATCTCTAGGAATCCGGAACCGCCGGCGTTGGATCAAAACGTTGTTGCTGATTTGGGCGATTGGAGGCTGTTCGAGCCCCGCAATACGCTGCCGATATCTGATATTCGTGCGGCCGTCGAGGAATTTTGCGAACTAAGAAGCGGTCAGAGGCCTACGGCGATTTGCTGGGATCGTGGTGACTTTGACGCGTACCACTCTCTGAATGGACAGGCAGATGTGACACCTTCCTACTGTCAGGATCCGTGGTGCAAAGATTCGGGTACACGGCACCCATTGCACTGA
- a CDS encoding helix-turn-helix domain-containing protein, protein MRDDELLTVPEVMARLKIGRSALYDLLRTRRLASLTIGRARRIPTHALADYVQRRLEEAA, encoded by the coding sequence GTGCGTGACGACGAACTCCTCACCGTCCCCGAGGTCATGGCCCGCCTCAAGATCGGCCGCTCCGCCCTCTACGACCTCCTGCGCACCCGCCGCCTGGCCTCGCTCACCATCGGCCGCGCCCGCCGCATCCCCACCCACGCCCTCGCTGACTATGTCCAGCGCCGCCTGGAAGAGGCCGCCTGA
- a CDS encoding DUF4240 domain-containing protein, producing MTDFWSIIGSNPAQSGDDVRSALDRVSGRLDRLDTTDLVKFSEELHEALYRIDRRELVEIPVVLAVGLELPQTSDHFLYARCACILGGRDAYDAVLRSTSEFTCFVRPFFQAAEGLLYLAPSVYKKKFCSEMVTVGGFPIESMSNAQGWAE from the coding sequence GTGACCGACTTCTGGAGCATCATCGGGTCGAATCCCGCTCAGTCGGGAGACGATGTGCGGTCAGCTCTCGATCGGGTCTCTGGGCGACTTGATCGGCTGGATACGACCGATTTGGTCAAGTTTTCCGAAGAGCTGCATGAGGCTCTTTATAGGATTGACAGGCGGGAGCTAGTGGAGATCCCGGTGGTGTTGGCGGTTGGATTGGAGCTGCCGCAAACAAGTGACCACTTCCTGTATGCGCGTTGCGCGTGCATCTTGGGTGGCAGGGATGCGTACGATGCGGTCTTGAGATCGACCTCAGAGTTCACGTGTTTCGTCAGGCCATTCTTCCAGGCCGCCGAGGGGCTTCTCTATCTCGCTCCTAGCGTTTACAAGAAGAAATTCTGCAGTGAAATGGTGACGGTCGGCGGATTCCCCATTGAATCAATGTCGAATGCACAGGGCTGGGCGGAATAG
- a CDS encoding helix-turn-helix transcriptional regulator yields the protein MAAGGWTYAALAQQVEVDPKSVERWVNLGRIPRRATALQAAKALGEDVHALWPALRQARPARAISPELVALYEQRADIPVSAFTDLMAQARERIDILVYAAVFLHEAYPRLNELLTERAAQGCTVRIAIGDADSDTVQARGQEERFGHGIESRCRLALMHYRPLAGTPGIEVRTHATTLYNSLYRADDQQLVNAHVWGVNAYAAPVWHLRRHETGGMFDTYAESFDAVWTTATPAREEG from the coding sequence ATGGCGGCGGGAGGCTGGACGTACGCCGCACTCGCTCAGCAGGTCGAGGTCGACCCCAAGTCGGTCGAGCGCTGGGTGAACCTCGGGCGTATCCCACGTCGTGCCACCGCCCTCCAGGCGGCCAAGGCCCTGGGAGAAGACGTGCACGCACTCTGGCCGGCGCTCCGCCAGGCCCGCCCCGCCCGCGCCATCAGCCCTGAGCTGGTGGCGCTCTACGAGCAGCGGGCCGACATCCCCGTCTCGGCGTTCACCGACCTGATGGCCCAGGCCCGGGAACGGATCGACATCCTCGTCTACGCGGCCGTCTTCCTCCACGAGGCGTACCCCCGGCTGAACGAACTCCTCACCGAACGCGCCGCCCAAGGCTGCACCGTCCGCATCGCGATCGGAGACGCCGACAGCGACACCGTCCAAGCCCGCGGCCAGGAGGAACGGTTCGGCCACGGCATCGAATCCCGCTGCCGCCTCGCCCTCATGCACTACAGGCCACTCGCCGGCACCCCCGGCATCGAAGTCCGCACCCACGCCACCACGCTCTACAACTCCCTCTACCGCGCCGACGACCAGCAACTCGTCAACGCACACGTCTGGGGCGTCAACGCCTACGCCGCCCCCGTATGGCATCTTCGCCGACACGAGACAGGCGGCATGTTCGACACCTACGCCGAGAGCTTCGACGCTGTGTGGACGACGGCAACGCCCGCACGAGAGGAAGGCTGA
- a CDS encoding NUDIX domain-containing protein — translation MARTEYYDDPNAPKPNSMVVAASAVVTDDHGRILLQRRRDNDLWALPGGGMELTDSLPGTAVREVKEETGLDVEITGLVGTYTDPKHVIAYTDGEVRRQFNVCFTARITGGQLEISDESTELRFVPPEEIEQLPMHHTQRLRLQHFLEHREKPYLG, via the coding sequence GTGGCCCGCACCGAGTACTACGACGACCCGAACGCGCCCAAGCCGAACAGCATGGTCGTCGCCGCCTCCGCCGTCGTCACCGACGACCACGGGCGCATCCTCCTCCAGCGCCGCCGAGACAACGACTTGTGGGCGCTGCCCGGCGGCGGTATGGAACTCACCGACTCCCTGCCCGGCACGGCCGTCCGCGAGGTCAAGGAAGAGACCGGCCTCGACGTTGAGATCACCGGTCTGGTCGGCACCTACACCGACCCGAAACACGTCATCGCCTACACCGACGGCGAGGTCCGCCGCCAGTTCAACGTCTGCTTCACCGCCCGCATCACCGGCGGCCAACTGGAGATCTCCGACGAGTCCACCGAACTCCGGTTCGTACCGCCCGAAGAGATCGAGCAGTTGCCGATGCACCACACCCAACGACTCAGGCTCCAGCACTTCCTGGAACACCGCGAGAAGCCGTACCTGGGCTGA
- a CDS encoding site-specific integrase, translated as MTAPKRKKARANGEGTIYQRKDGRWEAAGYVLAANGTRKRVRVYGSTRREAADKLAEKIAASNRGLPVATADSTVGDYLTYWLNDVAVHRLRENTHTRYAACVRLHLIPGLGTKKIARLTAKEVRTFLDRLRTTCQCCTQGLDTERKRCCAIGECCQKQLSALTVTYVHSVLKSALEHAVREDELPRNVARNVKTTTHQPRRFRPLTAVEARQFLDAARVDPLHALYELALRTGLRKSELLGLHWEELDLNTGTATIRHSLQRTRTGGLTHLPTKTRASERRIALPTECIHSLKKHKERQDREQGEAGVGWKDSGLVFATPTGGPLDPANLTRRFRSFLNRAGLRRIRFHDLRHSTATLLLEQGVDLVVIKELLGHAHIGVTAGVYAHVRLRLQRQAIDTLGSALGSKAASQ; from the coding sequence ATGACCGCCCCCAAGCGCAAGAAGGCCCGCGCCAACGGCGAAGGCACCATCTACCAGCGCAAGGACGGCCGCTGGGAAGCTGCCGGCTATGTCCTCGCCGCCAACGGCACCCGCAAACGCGTCCGCGTCTACGGCAGCACCCGGAGAGAAGCCGCCGACAAACTCGCCGAGAAGATCGCCGCCAGCAACCGCGGACTGCCCGTCGCCACCGCAGACAGCACCGTCGGCGACTACCTCACCTACTGGCTGAACGACGTCGCCGTCCACCGGCTCCGCGAGAACACCCACACGCGCTACGCCGCCTGTGTCCGCCTCCACCTCATCCCCGGACTCGGCACCAAGAAGATCGCCCGCCTCACCGCCAAAGAAGTCCGCACCTTCCTCGACCGCCTCCGCACCACCTGCCAGTGCTGTACCCAGGGCCTGGACACCGAACGGAAGAGGTGCTGCGCCATCGGCGAGTGCTGCCAGAAGCAGCTGTCCGCTTTGACCGTGACCTACGTGCACTCGGTGCTCAAGTCGGCACTGGAACACGCCGTCCGCGAAGACGAACTGCCCCGAAACGTCGCCCGCAACGTCAAGACCACCACGCACCAGCCCAGGCGCTTCCGTCCGCTCACCGCAGTAGAGGCCCGTCAGTTCCTCGACGCGGCCCGCGTCGACCCGCTCCACGCGCTGTATGAACTCGCCCTACGCACCGGCCTCCGCAAAAGCGAACTACTGGGCCTCCACTGGGAAGAGCTCGACCTCAACACAGGAACGGCCACCATCCGACACTCACTCCAGCGCACCCGCACCGGCGGCCTCACCCATCTGCCCACCAAGACCCGAGCGTCCGAGCGCCGCATCGCGCTTCCGACCGAATGCATCCACTCCCTCAAGAAGCACAAGGAACGGCAGGACAGGGAGCAGGGAGAGGCCGGGGTGGGATGGAAGGACAGCGGCCTCGTCTTCGCCACCCCGACCGGTGGACCTCTCGACCCGGCAAACCTCACTCGCCGATTCCGCAGCTTTCTCAACCGGGCCGGCCTCCGGCGCATCCGCTTCCACGACCTGCGGCACTCGACCGCCACCCTGCTCCTGGAGCAAGGCGTCGACCTCGTCGTCATCAAGGAACTCCTCGGCCACGCCCACATCGGCGTCACCGCTGGCGTCTACGCCCACGTCCGACTCCGCCTCCAACGCCAAGCCATCGACACCTTGGGCAGCGCCCTCGGTAGCAAGGCTGCCAGCCAGTAG